Proteins from a single region of Candidatus Scalindua japonica:
- a CDS encoding efflux transporter outer membrane subunit, which yields MKRSPLCYTLKLAPYLIFSLFLLQGCFDIGPKLGPDYSPPTLQMQDAWHQEITKGLQDGEANLQTWWTILKDPVLNTLIERAYQGNLQLKEAFARIKEARANRGIKSGERFPDLNSTGDARRMRSPHTFLPPTTQRSRTDEFFKFGGEGSWEIDFWGRIDRSIESADASLDASMEDYRDVLVMLYADVSTNYVEVRALQDRIKYVRGNIGTQRKSLQLTKDRFDVGLAPDLDVQQAKLNLAKTESTLPTLQMQLVQTINRLGVLLGEHPDALHDELEKRTSIPKPSGQILFGLPVELLRQRPDIRQAERELAAQTALIGVAKADLYPSFSLFGTFEIAANDFSDVFSYSKSRMHSFGPSFRWNIFDGGRVRNKIRVEDARTEQALNRYEQTVLNSLEDVENAMVSYVQEKVRRNALERSVKAARKSTDLVRTLYISGLTDFQNVQEMERFQFEQEDQFAESEGKVIQNLISIYRSLGGGWDPGTEKHE from the coding sequence ATGAAAAGGTCTCCACTGTGCTATACATTAAAGTTGGCCCCTTATTTAATATTTTCCTTATTCTTGCTTCAAGGCTGTTTTGATATAGGTCCAAAATTAGGGCCAGATTACTCACCACCAACACTACAGATGCAGGATGCCTGGCATCAGGAAATAACAAAAGGGCTTCAAGATGGTGAAGCAAATCTTCAAACTTGGTGGACGATATTAAAGGACCCTGTACTCAACACATTAATTGAAAGAGCATATCAAGGTAATCTTCAACTAAAAGAAGCCTTTGCCAGAATTAAAGAAGCGCGTGCCAATAGAGGGATTAAGTCCGGAGAGAGATTCCCGGATTTAAACAGTACAGGAGACGCAAGACGGATGCGCTCACCTCACACATTTCTTCCTCCTACTACACAGAGATCAAGAACGGACGAGTTCTTCAAATTTGGCGGGGAGGGTTCATGGGAAATTGACTTTTGGGGAAGGATCGATCGGTCGATTGAATCTGCTGATGCAAGCCTTGATGCTTCGATGGAAGATTACCGTGATGTACTCGTTATGCTCTATGCTGATGTTTCCACTAATTACGTCGAAGTGCGTGCCCTTCAGGACCGCATCAAGTACGTGCGTGGTAACATAGGAACGCAGCGCAAATCACTACAGTTAACAAAGGACCGTTTTGATGTAGGGTTAGCTCCTGATCTTGATGTCCAGCAAGCAAAATTAAACCTTGCAAAAACGGAATCTACACTCCCAACCCTGCAAATGCAACTTGTTCAAACAATTAATCGCCTTGGAGTCTTGCTTGGTGAACATCCGGATGCTCTTCATGATGAATTAGAAAAACGGACTTCCATCCCAAAACCGTCAGGGCAGATACTGTTTGGCCTGCCGGTTGAGCTTCTGAGGCAGCGTCCTGATATCCGTCAGGCGGAACGTGAGCTTGCTGCTCAAACAGCCTTGATTGGCGTAGCTAAGGCTGACCTGTATCCGAGTTTTTCCTTATTCGGAACCTTTGAGATTGCGGCAAATGATTTCAGTGATGTTTTTTCCTATAGTAAGAGCAGAATGCACAGTTTTGGTCCTTCATTTCGTTGGAATATCTTTGATGGAGGTCGAGTGAGAAACAAGATCAGAGTAGAGGATGCTCGCACCGAGCAGGCATTGAACCGTTATGAACAAACCGTACTCAACTCCCTCGAAGATGTCGAAAATGCAATGGTTTCGTATGTTCAGGAAAAAGTTCGCCGGAATGCGCTGGAACGTTCAGTCAAAGCAGCAAGAAAGTCAACTGATCTTGTGAGAACACTATATATATCCGGTTTGACAGACTTTCAGAACGTCCAGGAAATGGAACGTTTTCAGTTTGAGCAGGAGGATCAATTCGCAGAAAGCGAAGGAAAAGTGATACAGAATCTTATCAGCATATACAGATCATTAGGAGGCGGGTGGGATCCTGGAACAGAGAAACATGAATAG
- a CDS encoding HD-GYP domain-containing protein: MLLKPGNLTDSEFDIMKSHVTQGLQILEQSEWLKDAGEVVGSPHEKLNGDGYLNGLSGGSIPFTARIFSIADVFDALCSRRPYKEPFTFEETMKIIRENTGNHFDSVLIDIFCTIARSLYEDYAGREDDVIKIEVDRIIQKYFLGNNNIILD; encoded by the coding sequence ATTCTTCTTAAACCCGGTAATCTTACAGACAGTGAATTCGATATCATGAAAAGCCACGTCACACAGGGTCTACAAATATTAGAGCAGTCAGAATGGTTGAAGGATGCTGGAGAAGTCGTTGGCAGTCCCCATGAAAAGCTGAATGGCGATGGCTATCTTAATGGACTTAGCGGAGGAAGTATTCCTTTTACAGCCAGAATATTTTCCATTGCAGATGTTTTTGATGCATTGTGTTCCAGACGCCCATATAAGGAACCTTTTACATTTGAAGAGACAATGAAGATAATCCGTGAGAACACTGGAAACCATTTTGATTCAGTGTTAATAGATATTTTTTGTACTATTGCCAGATCACTCTATGAAGATTATGCTGGCCGTGAAGATGATGTTATTAAAATAGAAGTTGATAGAATAATTCAAAAATATTTTCTAGGGAACAATAATATAATATTAGACTAA
- a CDS encoding adenylate/guanylate cyclase domain-containing protein has protein sequence MKKGITMRRSLLYSFLLLILIQSALFLGSTIFIGSRISNQLSISFFNHAVVQTNSFLNSVGTPVHNALLQTKRSFETGLLDVNNTEKLNHFFTPIMDQIPYITSINTGDADGNGYLILKSENCWKNRLVRPGKWDSKKVQWLIFNRKLEFQKKQMQDSDYDPRRRPWYELAINAKDLTVPVWTQPYLFYTTKEPGITVAIQVFQPNQNSFILAFDMLHKDLTSFTTGFKPSPNGKIFIMLDNEKVTALPSGDKFTAANAIEKYLFKDVRDLEIEEISSAVELWKKSGKPDGGNFKVSSGGNTWWCAFSKLTRSKRNDNPSWICTLIPSSDILGNVTLQFLLILAISAIASIIATIMALILSRRFTKPIHGLVQQVQSLRQLDVRQQSKPETSIREIHHLTEANERMRIALDAFSRYIPIDIVRQLLDRGDAAKIGGKASDVTILFTDIQGFTTISEKMSPMQLTSHLEEYFNLMFKELSKENATVDKFIGDAVMAFWGAPLDNPKHVLSAVRAAWNCLNKLDDLNKMWKVSGKPEFVTRFGISTGEAVVGNVGASSRLNYTVLGDNVNLASRMEELNKYYGTRILVTSSVVSQTDDLFMFRHVDRGAVKGKLQVEEIFELLGPIDQVPKDMRLYKELYEEAFSLYLKRDFSKAMSHLNMLKPSYQKEKSVIHLKEACIWFIKTPPDNDWKGDRIFNR, from the coding sequence ATGAAAAAAGGTATCACTATGCGCAGGAGTCTTCTTTACAGTTTCCTGCTTCTCATTCTAATACAGTCAGCTTTATTCCTTGGCTCTACTATATTTATAGGCTCCAGGATTTCGAACCAACTATCTATCTCATTCTTTAACCATGCTGTCGTCCAGACAAACTCTTTTCTAAACTCAGTCGGTACGCCAGTACATAATGCATTGCTCCAAACAAAAAGATCTTTTGAAACAGGACTACTTGATGTAAACAATACAGAAAAGCTTAATCACTTCTTTACCCCTATAATGGACCAGATACCATATATCACCTCAATTAACACAGGCGATGCGGATGGAAATGGTTATCTTATTTTGAAGAGTGAAAACTGCTGGAAAAATAGACTTGTACGCCCTGGGAAGTGGGATTCAAAAAAGGTACAATGGCTTATATTCAATCGAAAACTGGAATTTCAGAAAAAACAGATGCAGGACAGTGATTATGATCCACGCAGAAGACCATGGTATGAGCTTGCAATTAATGCTAAAGATTTGACAGTTCCGGTCTGGACACAACCCTACTTGTTTTATACTACAAAAGAACCTGGTATTACAGTTGCAATCCAGGTTTTTCAACCGAATCAAAATTCCTTCATACTTGCATTTGACATGTTGCACAAAGACCTCACATCTTTTACTACCGGATTCAAACCCAGTCCGAATGGTAAAATATTTATCATGCTTGACAACGAAAAAGTAACTGCACTACCCTCTGGTGATAAATTTACTGCAGCAAACGCCATCGAGAAATATCTCTTTAAGGATGTCAGGGACCTTGAAATTGAGGAAATCAGCAGTGCTGTAGAATTATGGAAAAAATCGGGTAAACCTGATGGTGGTAACTTTAAAGTTTCCTCCGGTGGTAATACATGGTGGTGTGCTTTCTCAAAACTGACAAGATCAAAAAGGAATGACAATCCATCCTGGATCTGTACACTTATTCCCTCATCTGATATTCTTGGAAACGTTACTCTCCAATTTTTACTTATCCTGGCAATTTCAGCGATTGCAAGCATCATTGCAACAATCATGGCACTTATATTGTCAAGGAGATTTACAAAACCGATTCATGGGCTTGTTCAACAGGTACAATCCCTTCGTCAGCTTGACGTCAGGCAACAAAGTAAACCTGAAACTTCAATTCGAGAAATACACCACTTGACTGAAGCAAATGAACGTATGCGTATTGCACTTGATGCTTTCTCAAGATATATACCTATAGACATAGTCAGACAACTGTTAGATCGTGGTGATGCTGCTAAAATAGGAGGAAAAGCATCAGATGTTACTATACTATTTACCGACATACAAGGCTTTACTACGATATCTGAAAAGATGTCGCCTATGCAGTTGACATCTCATTTAGAAGAATATTTCAATTTGATGTTCAAAGAATTAAGCAAAGAGAATGCTACGGTAGATAAGTTTATTGGAGATGCAGTTATGGCATTCTGGGGTGCACCTCTCGATAATCCAAAACACGTTTTGTCTGCGGTAAGAGCGGCATGGAATTGTTTAAATAAACTTGATGATCTGAACAAAATGTGGAAAGTGTCGGGAAAGCCGGAATTTGTAACACGTTTCGGCATATCAACTGGTGAAGCGGTCGTAGGTAACGTTGGAGCAAGTTCAAGACTAAATTACACGGTACTTGGTGACAATGTAAACCTGGCAAGCAGAATGGAAGAATTGAACAAATATTATGGCACCAGGATCCTCGTTACTTCATCTGTTGTTTCACAAACAGATGATCTTTTCATGTTTCGTCACGTAGACCGTGGTGCTGTTAAAGGTAAGCTCCAGGTAGAAGAGATATTCGAATTGCTTGGCCCGATTGACCAGGTCCCGAAAGATATGAGGCTCTACAAGGAACTATATGAAGAGGCCTTCAGCCTCTATCTTAAAAGAGATTTTTCCAAAGCTATGAGCCATTTGAACATGCTTAAGCCTTCTTATCAAAAGGAGAAGTCGGTAATACACCTGAAAGAAGCTTGTATCTGGTTTATAAAAACTCCTCCGGATAATGATTGGAAGGGAGATCGTATATTCAATAGGTAG
- a CDS encoding efflux RND transporter periplasmic adaptor subunit produces the protein MRNIINYYLFSYPNQNLLSFSIKSTLLPLLLASIVILAGCGENDAVVTIQSPRPVTVIELREIDPVKPLQLTGSVMSWKEQDISFEVSGRLEWIVEMGTNLEGRWEEDSKVHIPGDVLARIDERHYKIRLKATLADNERAQAEYVRKKLAWDKKAISEVDFIRATADRDASEAQFEQAEYDLERCVLHAPFSGEVSEVYVEAGGYVQRGTPVVHLVMMDPIKVDISVSSKTAESLKLRDTVNLYLPGNQKPIYGSVYEKATVADPETRTFRVSIITRNQQYYGDIQQEDPLLKYPRISDYMHLQRAIKDDEKSPFFVEENRALRKDDNGYFVWTAPDKKLGDDIDPEKPLITLRKFRVKPGERQMNFQGLYLMRELSDVGKLTPGILIAMDVPDNVKDGDQVLVARKQWSLLPGQLIQVFLGVEIPKTGLYLTMNSIKPIDDRTGEIFVAVDGKAKKVKVNILDNVGELFRLEAFNPDDANLVTAGSQVITNHIHFLQHDESVRIINIAEMKQ, from the coding sequence ATGCGCAATATAATTAACTATTATCTATTTTCCTATCCGAATCAAAATCTTTTAAGTTTTTCCATCAAATCCACTTTGCTTCCTCTCCTCCTGGCAAGTATTGTTATACTTGCAGGTTGCGGAGAAAATGATGCAGTTGTAACCATACAGAGTCCACGGCCTGTTACAGTAATTGAATTGCGTGAGATTGATCCTGTCAAACCGTTACAGCTGACGGGGTCAGTAATGTCCTGGAAGGAACAGGATATCTCCTTCGAAGTCAGTGGACGGCTGGAATGGATCGTGGAAATGGGAACCAACCTTGAAGGGCGCTGGGAAGAAGACAGCAAGGTACATATTCCGGGTGATGTCCTTGCCAGAATTGATGAACGGCATTATAAAATAAGATTAAAAGCGACCCTGGCAGATAATGAGCGTGCACAGGCCGAATATGTGAGGAAAAAACTGGCATGGGATAAGAAGGCAATTTCTGAGGTCGATTTTATTCGTGCCACTGCAGACCGCGATGCCAGCGAAGCACAGTTCGAGCAGGCAGAATATGATCTTGAAAGGTGTGTCCTCCACGCTCCTTTCTCAGGAGAAGTTTCCGAAGTTTATGTAGAAGCCGGCGGTTATGTACAGAGAGGTACACCGGTAGTACACCTCGTCATGATGGACCCTATCAAAGTAGACATTTCTGTTTCATCAAAGACAGCCGAAAGTCTGAAACTCCGTGATACTGTAAACCTTTACCTGCCGGGTAATCAAAAACCCATATACGGGAGTGTTTACGAAAAAGCCACTGTTGCTGACCCGGAGACAAGAACATTTCGAGTCTCTATTATCACCCGTAACCAACAATATTATGGTGATATTCAACAGGAAGATCCACTGCTTAAATACCCTCGCATTTCAGATTACATGCATCTGCAACGGGCAATTAAAGATGATGAGAAGAGTCCTTTCTTCGTGGAAGAGAACCGCGCCTTGCGGAAAGATGATAATGGTTATTTTGTATGGACTGCTCCGGATAAGAAACTCGGTGATGATATTGATCCGGAGAAGCCTCTCATTACACTCAGAAAATTTAGAGTTAAACCCGGTGAACGTCAAATGAACTTTCAGGGCCTATACCTCATGCGGGAACTTTCTGATGTCGGCAAACTCACTCCCGGAATTTTGATTGCCATGGATGTTCCTGATAACGTCAAGGATGGTGACCAGGTTCTGGTAGCAAGAAAGCAGTGGAGTCTGCTCCCGGGTCAGCTTATACAAGTCTTTTTGGGGGTAGAAATCCCAAAAACCGGACTCTACCTTACAATGAATTCTATCAAACCCATTGATGATAGAACAGGTGAGATATTTGTAGCTGTTGACGGTAAAGCGAAGAAGGTAAAAGTGAACATTTTAGATAACGTAGGTGAGTTATTTAGACTGGAAGCATTCAATCCTGATGATGCCAACCTGGTGACTGCAGGGTCACAGGTTATTACAAACCATATTCATTTCCTTCAGCACGATGAATCTGTCAGGATCATCAACATAGCGGAGATGAAACAATGA
- a CDS encoding DUF3313 family protein has product MWLRFAITDVVPNKPGMGAITIVLPVGLALSTVKKEVTEKYTGVGEVSIEVEILASLTNERIGVAIDRRPGGKIEGFTKWGAVETAFEFWAMRLRTWLDETRGRE; this is encoded by the coding sequence ATGTGGCTTCGATTTGCAATAACGGATGTTGTCCCAAACAAACCCGGTATGGGTGCCATTACAATTGTTTTACCTGTAGGATTAGCTTTGAGTACCGTAAAAAAAGAAGTAACCGAAAAATATACCGGCGTTGGAGAGGTATCAATAGAAGTGGAGATACTTGCTTCTTTGACCAATGAACGAATTGGTGTCGCAATAGACAGGAGACCGGGTGGAAAAATAGAAGGTTTCACCAAGTGGGGAGCTGTAGAAACAGCTTTTGAATTTTGGGCAATGAGGTTGAGGACCTGGTTAGACGAGACACGCGGCAGGGAATAA
- a CDS encoding efflux RND transporter permease subunit, with product MSLSAFSLKFKAIVIALVALLMLWGMLSYFNMPRREDPEYTVRTCQVLTNWPGTSAERIEELITAPIEEEVNTLDGIRWVRSETSMGRSAVYVELDRPTPGDAVAQMWDKVRSRVNRVPMPEPGIKPVVIDDFGDTNIMIMALYQVPLLGEDVIKPENRYTYRELDIFSERLKDELKLLTGVAKVVRTGVRNEALYIETDLGTWTQLSLTTTQLGELISRRNVIAPGGIIDTNVGRFTVKPSGDIDATSELNSIVVGTIGEESARAPVYLNDLNLKVIRSYEDPPQVISRYGDPRTSETCVIVAFTMKKGANIVDVCADAKKVVHNLTAVQKVLPPDIAVSSVTDQSETVTRKISDFIANVVGAVVIVVLVVYLMVGLRSAAVMGANIPLVIIGSLAIITVFGVQMEQISLAAMIIALGMLVDNAVQICDQTRRLQAEGMSNFDAALKGANQLAFPILIATGTTIAAFYPMLIGLQGSTYEYIYSLPVTLTVTLAFSYILAMTFCVLLAYWFIRPPKDPHQSMSPVIQLAQWFKRKMGKGHKKSVNEPPVEKKKSWFFDLYPNIARICIKARFVVLAVSFGLLFIVMMLPVGSEFFPQDMRDQFAVEVWLPEGANIHQTDDITKSVEDIIRKLSPYTDEEGNPGQRLNCMTSVVGKGCDRWYLGRNPESARPNYAEIIVKTTNGLVTSRYVKEIRRMTREGDSKLNIEPVTGARIIPRELVMGPSVDAPIGIRIFGPRLGVGFADLTVMREQADSLEVLLRKQPGTWDNYDTWGSSAYQLHIDVDEDKANLAGITNLGLAQTLNAYFSGHYITTFREEDHLVPVYLRLPSEQRGSLEEIRFAYVEGKYGKVPLDSVAEIQPRWKPARIDRRFLQRVIEVRARVEPGYRANDIVTGLLESEEFKQWEDNLPPGYWWEAGGELFESKQAKGELSLSLGISLLMIILLLVIQYNGFAKPVIILTTLPLALIGSFLGLYVTGNALGFMPQLGLLALFGIVVNTAIIFIEFADTLIKEKIEECDGSGPIMGLSIQEFRECLVQAGQVRLLPIAMTTLTTIGGLLPLALAGGPLWEGMAWLMIFGLIVATVLTLIVVPSLYAIFVENFKMKPVPMKALKT from the coding sequence ATGAGCCTCTCTGCTTTTTCACTCAAGTTCAAGGCTATTGTCATTGCACTGGTAGCGCTGCTCATGCTATGGGGGATGTTGAGTTACTTTAACATGCCGCGCCGGGAAGATCCCGAGTATACAGTACGTACATGTCAGGTCCTGACAAACTGGCCGGGTACTTCCGCTGAAAGAATAGAAGAATTAATAACGGCTCCCATTGAGGAAGAGGTTAATACCCTTGATGGTATTCGCTGGGTACGTTCCGAGACATCCATGGGAAGATCTGCAGTATACGTAGAACTGGACAGACCTACCCCGGGTGACGCAGTAGCACAGATGTGGGACAAGGTACGTTCACGAGTCAATCGTGTACCAATGCCCGAACCTGGCATCAAGCCGGTAGTCATAGATGACTTCGGTGACACCAATATCATGATCATGGCCCTCTACCAGGTACCACTACTCGGAGAGGACGTAATCAAACCTGAAAACCGCTACACTTATCGCGAACTCGATATTTTTTCAGAAAGATTGAAAGACGAGCTAAAGCTCCTTACCGGTGTCGCCAAAGTGGTACGTACAGGAGTTCGTAACGAAGCGCTCTACATAGAAACTGACCTTGGCACCTGGACCCAATTGTCTCTCACCACTACTCAACTGGGTGAACTGATTTCTCGACGTAACGTAATTGCTCCGGGTGGCATAATTGACACCAATGTAGGAAGATTTACGGTTAAACCCAGTGGAGACATAGACGCAACGAGTGAGTTAAATTCCATTGTTGTGGGTACAATAGGCGAAGAATCTGCCCGTGCGCCGGTATACCTGAATGATTTAAACCTTAAAGTTATACGTTCTTATGAAGATCCACCACAAGTGATTTCACGTTATGGAGATCCTCGTACCTCAGAGACATGCGTCATTGTTGCCTTCACCATGAAAAAAGGTGCAAACATTGTTGATGTCTGCGCAGATGCAAAAAAGGTAGTACATAACTTAACGGCTGTACAAAAGGTCCTTCCTCCTGACATAGCTGTCTCCTCCGTTACAGACCAGTCGGAAACTGTCACACGCAAGATCAGTGATTTCATCGCAAATGTAGTCGGTGCTGTTGTTATTGTCGTATTAGTAGTCTACCTGATGGTGGGTTTACGGTCTGCTGCGGTGATGGGTGCAAACATACCACTCGTAATTATAGGATCACTTGCCATAATCACGGTCTTTGGCGTGCAGATGGAACAGATATCACTTGCTGCAATGATAATTGCGCTGGGTATGCTGGTGGATAACGCAGTGCAGATATGTGACCAGACCAGAAGGCTACAGGCGGAAGGAATGTCCAATTTCGATGCAGCATTAAAAGGTGCCAATCAACTCGCATTTCCCATACTCATTGCGACAGGTACCACTATCGCCGCCTTCTATCCCATGCTCATTGGTCTCCAGGGTTCAACATACGAATACATATACAGTCTCCCGGTCACTCTTACGGTTACCCTGGCCTTCAGCTATATTCTGGCAATGACATTCTGTGTCTTACTTGCCTACTGGTTTATCAGGCCTCCCAAAGATCCTCACCAGTCCATGTCACCTGTAATACAACTCGCTCAGTGGTTTAAGCGGAAGATGGGGAAAGGCCATAAAAAATCGGTAAATGAACCTCCTGTTGAAAAGAAGAAGAGCTGGTTTTTCGATTTATACCCGAACATTGCTCGTATCTGCATAAAGGCAAGATTCGTTGTTCTCGCCGTCTCATTCGGCCTGTTATTTATCGTAATGATGCTCCCGGTTGGATCGGAGTTCTTTCCACAGGATATGAGAGACCAGTTTGCCGTGGAGGTCTGGCTCCCGGAAGGCGCCAATATTCATCAGACGGATGATATTACGAAAAGTGTGGAAGATATAATCCGTAAGCTCAGCCCCTATACAGACGAAGAAGGTAATCCTGGCCAGCGTCTAAACTGCATGACATCAGTCGTTGGTAAGGGGTGCGATCGCTGGTACCTGGGCAGGAACCCGGAGTCAGCAAGGCCCAACTATGCCGAAATCATAGTAAAGACAACTAACGGCCTCGTTACTTCCAGATATGTTAAGGAGATCCGTCGTATGACCAGAGAGGGAGATTCGAAACTGAATATTGAACCAGTGACAGGCGCCCGTATTATACCCCGTGAACTGGTCATGGGGCCTTCAGTAGACGCACCCATAGGAATCAGGATTTTCGGGCCCAGACTGGGGGTGGGATTTGCCGATCTTACCGTTATGCGTGAACAGGCAGATAGTCTTGAGGTGCTCCTTCGCAAACAACCGGGGACGTGGGATAACTATGACACATGGGGCTCATCCGCTTACCAGCTGCACATTGATGTAGATGAGGATAAGGCAAATCTTGCAGGCATAACTAACCTTGGCCTTGCCCAGACACTAAATGCCTATTTCTCAGGGCATTATATCACTACCTTCAGAGAGGAAGACCATCTTGTCCCCGTTTACCTTCGCCTGCCGTCTGAACAGAGAGGGTCTCTTGAAGAAATTCGTTTTGCCTATGTGGAAGGTAAATACGGAAAAGTCCCACTCGACTCTGTCGCAGAGATTCAGCCACGTTGGAAACCCGCAAGGATTGACCGCCGTTTTCTACAGCGCGTAATCGAGGTACGGGCACGGGTTGAACCAGGCTATCGAGCGAATGACATAGTAACGGGCCTGTTAGAGAGCGAAGAGTTTAAACAATGGGAAGACAATCTTCCTCCCGGTTACTGGTGGGAAGCTGGCGGTGAGCTGTTTGAGTCTAAACAGGCCAAGGGTGAATTGAGCCTTTCACTGGGGATATCACTCCTGATGATAATCCTATTGCTGGTTATTCAGTACAATGGTTTTGCAAAACCCGTTATCATACTCACTACACTACCACTGGCACTCATTGGTTCATTCCTCGGTTTATATGTCACCGGTAATGCACTGGGATTTATGCCTCAGCTTGGCCTGCTGGCCCTTTTCGGGATTGTCGTAAACACTGCCATTATTTTTATCGAATTTGCCGATACACTCATCAAGGAAAAGATAGAAGAATGTGACGGTTCAGGCCCCATTATGGGACTCAGTATTCAGGAGTTTAGAGAGTGTCTTGTACAGGCAGGCCAGGTACGTTTGCTTCCTATTGCCATGACTACACTTACTACAATTGGTGGTCTTCTGCCCCTCGCTCTGGCCGGAGGTCCACTATGGGAGGGCATGGCATGGCTCATGATATTTGGCTTGATAGTGGCCACGGTATTAACTTTGATCGTCGTGCCTTCACTTTATGCAATCTTTGTCGAGAATTTTAAGATGAAACCAGTTCCAATGAAAGCTCTTAAGACCTAA
- a CDS encoding LssY C-terminal domain-containing protein, producing the protein MMTKKVRVTAVFGLLTLLIVWLPACQTYNPTPLEEVSFLQRSQTKAVGGLTVTAAVLSHEESEQIFGRPLAEKGIQPVWLEIKNGEELPYFLISRSLDPTYFSASEVAYMHRVAGKKTNKRIADDYRKLAIDIRIPSGETMSGFVFARFDLGTKVVPVVLFGPQQVRSVVFYIPVTGFKGEDKDIDIDNLYKQGQIVMFEEEETFRTKLAGFQCCSRDESDSNDNVPLNVVLIGNRNVIHDTLSRAGWKKPGAFSFSTSLKTAEAFFSGEFPLSIPATPQYLFGREQDISLHKGRDSLHNRNRLNLWLSPWIFKGQNVWIGNISRDIGIKRKHKSLNLANKIDPDIDNAYYYLFMDVMMVQGLAKFGVVKGMGKSSPGTPGKTLSGNPYWTEGKRAVLLLSDDRIAMNKVDFFNWDFAKSVKAAIQKLEQKYTEKE; encoded by the coding sequence ATGATGACAAAAAAAGTTCGAGTTACAGCAGTGTTTGGACTCCTGACTTTATTGATAGTGTGGCTTCCTGCCTGTCAAACATACAATCCGACACCGTTGGAAGAAGTATCCTTCCTCCAACGCTCACAGACTAAGGCCGTTGGAGGATTAACGGTGACTGCGGCAGTTCTCTCACATGAGGAGAGCGAGCAGATATTCGGCAGGCCGCTGGCAGAGAAGGGGATCCAGCCGGTTTGGCTGGAGATTAAAAATGGTGAAGAATTACCGTATTTCCTCATCTCCCGGTCACTCGATCCAACATATTTTTCCGCGTCCGAAGTGGCATATATGCACAGGGTGGCAGGCAAAAAAACAAATAAGAGAATTGCTGATGATTACAGAAAACTGGCCATTGATATCCGCATACCTTCGGGGGAGACAATGTCAGGTTTTGTATTTGCGCGGTTTGATCTAGGAACAAAGGTTGTTCCTGTTGTCCTGTTCGGGCCGCAGCAGGTCAGGTCAGTTGTTTTCTACATTCCTGTTACCGGTTTTAAAGGCGAAGATAAAGATATTGATATTGACAATCTTTATAAGCAGGGTCAGATTGTCATGTTTGAAGAAGAGGAAACATTTCGAACAAAGCTTGCCGGTTTCCAATGCTGTTCACGTGACGAAAGTGATAGTAACGATAATGTACCTCTCAATGTTGTATTGATTGGAAATCGCAATGTGATACATGATACACTCTCCAGGGCTGGATGGAAGAAACCCGGAGCTTTCTCGTTTTCAACATCGCTTAAAACAGCAGAAGCTTTCTTTTCGGGTGAGTTTCCGCTAAGTATACCAGCCACACCGCAATATCTCTTCGGCCGTGAACAGGATATATCACTACATAAAGGACGTGACAGCTTACACAATCGTAACCGTCTGAACCTCTGGCTCTCCCCATGGATATTCAAAGGTCAGAACGTATGGATTGGTAATATCAGCCGTGATATTGGTATTAAACGAAAGCACAAATCATTGAACCTTGCAAACAAAATTGACCCGGATATTGACAATGCTTATTATTACCTTTTTATGGATGTTATGATGGTTCAGGGACTAGCTAAATTTGGGGTCGTCAAAGGCATGGGTAAATCCTCACCGGGAACCCCGGGAAAAACATTGTCTGGCAACCCGTACTGGACTGAAGGCAAACGTGCAGTACTACTCTTGTCAGATGATCGAATAGCCATGAACAAGGTTGATTTTTTTAATTGGGATTTTGCCAAAAGTGTAAAAGCGGCGATACAAAAACTGGAACAGAAATATACAGAGAAAGAATAA